A window from Pseudomonas sp. Tri1 encodes these proteins:
- a CDS encoding VF530 family protein, with the protein MNEPNNNPLHGVTLEQILNALVQHYEWSGLAERIDIRCFKSDPSIKSSLTFLRKTPWAREKVERLYIKLMRTKRPV; encoded by the coding sequence ATGAACGAACCGAACAACAACCCGCTGCACGGCGTGACGCTGGAGCAGATCCTCAACGCCCTGGTGCAACACTACGAATGGTCGGGCCTGGCCGAGCGCATCGATATCCGTTGCTTCAAGAGCGACCCGAGCATCAAGTCGAGCCTGACCTTCCTGCGCAAGACGCCGTGGGCGCGGGAAAAAGTCGAGCGCCTGTACATCAAGTTGATGCGCACCAAGCGGCCAGTCTGA
- a CDS encoding Pr6Pr family membrane protein, protein MDLRLPPARLVAVAALLGWTGLSVQLYLILLGRWELGASLLGGLVNFFSFFTVLTNILVAVVLTWELTPRESAARRWFLQPGVRSGIAVSIALVSLAYNLLLRHLWQPEGWQFVADELLHDVMPLLYLAYWWLYVPKGTLRLGHIGLWVIYPLVYFAYLLLRGDLLAAYPYPFIDVATLGYPQVFINAGGILVGFIGIALAVMGVDRWLGRRLS, encoded by the coding sequence ATGGATCTGCGTCTTCCTCCCGCACGGCTCGTGGCGGTGGCGGCGCTGCTCGGCTGGACGGGTTTGAGCGTCCAGCTGTACCTGATTCTGTTGGGCCGATGGGAACTGGGGGCGAGCCTGCTGGGCGGGCTGGTGAACTTCTTCAGCTTCTTCACGGTATTGACCAACATCTTGGTGGCGGTGGTGTTGACCTGGGAACTGACCCCTCGCGAATCTGCGGCGCGGCGCTGGTTCCTGCAGCCTGGCGTACGCAGCGGCATCGCCGTGAGCATCGCCCTGGTCAGTCTGGCCTATAACCTGCTGTTGCGGCACCTGTGGCAACCCGAGGGCTGGCAGTTCGTGGCCGACGAGTTGCTGCACGATGTGATGCCGCTGCTGTACCTCGCCTATTGGTGGCTGTACGTGCCCAAAGGCACCTTGCGCCTGGGCCACATCGGGCTATGGGTGATCTACCCCTTGGTGTATTTCGCCTATCTGCTGCTACGCGGGGACTTATTGGCGGCCTACCCCTACCCTTTCATCGACGTAGCGACCCTGGGTTATCCACAGGTGTTCATCAATGCCGGGGGGATATTGGTGGGGTTTATCGGGATTGCGTTGGCGGTGATGGGGGTTGATCGGTGGTTGGGCCGACGCCTCAGTTAA
- a CDS encoding DUF1289 domain-containing protein: MNAPERPVPSPCVNICALDDDDICTGCQRTVAEITRWSRMDNEERRSVLALCHERAKSSGLVWMLPARR, translated from the coding sequence ATGAATGCCCCCGAACGCCCGGTGCCTTCGCCCTGCGTGAACATCTGCGCGCTGGACGATGACGACATCTGTACCGGCTGCCAGCGCACCGTGGCGGAAATCACCCGTTGGAGCCGGATGGACAACGAGGAGCGGCGCAGCGTCTTGGCGTTGTGTCATGAGCGGGCCAAGAGCAGTGGGTTGGTGTGGATGTTGCCGGCCAGACGCTGA
- a CDS encoding gamma carbonic anhydrase family protein, translated as MKYRLGDARVETHPQSWVAPNATLVGKVRLEEGASVWFNAVLRGDNELILIGKHSNVQDGTVMHTDMGYPLTIGTGVTIGHNAMLHGCTVGDYSLIGINAVILNGAKIGKNCIIGANALIGENKEIPDGSLVMGSPGKVVRELTEAQKKMLEASAAHYVHNAQRYARDLAEQEQ; from the coding sequence ATGAAATACCGCCTGGGCGATGCCCGTGTCGAAACCCACCCACAAAGCTGGGTCGCGCCCAACGCCACGCTGGTGGGCAAGGTCCGCCTCGAAGAGGGCGCCAGTGTCTGGTTCAACGCCGTACTGCGTGGCGACAATGAACTGATCCTGATCGGCAAGCACAGCAACGTGCAGGACGGCACGGTGATGCACACCGACATGGGCTACCCGCTGACCATCGGCACTGGCGTGACCATCGGCCACAACGCCATGCTCCACGGCTGCACGGTGGGCGACTACAGCCTCATTGGCATCAACGCGGTGATTCTCAACGGGGCGAAGATCGGCAAGAACTGCATCATCGGCGCCAACGCGCTGATCGGCGAAAACAAGGAGATCCCCGACGGTTCCCTGGTGATGGGCTCACCTGGCAAGGTGGTGCGGGAATTGACCGAGGCTCAGAAAAAAATGCTCGAGGCCAGCGCGGCCCACTACGTCCACAACGCGCAGCGCTATGCCCGCGACCTCGCTGAGCAAGAACAATGA
- a CDS encoding CoA pyrophosphatase: protein MLDELLHRVSNHTPRTLETDRRFPEAAVLVPITRSDEPELVLTLRASGLSTHGGEVAFPGGRRDPEDPDLIFTALREAEEEIGLPPGLVEVIGPLSPLISLHGIKVTPYVGVIPDYVEYQANDAEIAAVFSVPLEFFRKDPREHTHRIDYQGCSWYVPSYRFGEYKIWGLTAIMVVELVNLLYDAGIDLHTPPKSFINT from the coding sequence ATGCTGGACGAGCTACTGCATCGAGTAAGCAACCATACCCCGCGAACCCTGGAGACCGACCGACGTTTCCCTGAAGCGGCGGTGCTGGTGCCGATTACCCGCAGTGACGAACCGGAACTGGTCCTGACCCTGCGCGCCAGCGGTCTCTCGACCCATGGCGGCGAAGTGGCGTTCCCCGGCGGGCGCCGCGACCCGGAAGATCCGGACCTGATTTTCACCGCCCTGCGCGAAGCCGAGGAAGAAATCGGCCTGCCCCCCGGCCTGGTGGAAGTGATCGGTCCCCTCAGCCCGCTGATCTCACTGCACGGCATCAAGGTCACGCCTTATGTCGGGGTGATTCCCGATTACGTCGAGTACCAGGCCAACGATGCCGAGATCGCCGCAGTGTTCAGCGTGCCGCTGGAGTTTTTCCGCAAGGATCCCCGTGAGCACACGCACCGCATCGATTACCAGGGTTGCAGCTGGTACGTGCCCAGCTATCGCTTTGGCGAATACAAGATCTGGGGCCTGACGGCGATCATGGTGGTCGAGCTGGTGAACCTGTTGTACGACGCTGGCATCGATCTGCACACACCGCCCAAGAGTTTCATCAATACCTGA
- a CDS encoding NUDIX hydrolase: MKFCSQCGNPVTQRIPEGDSRLRFVCDTCHTIHYQNPNIVAGCVPTWGSKVLLCRRAIEPRRGYWTLPAGFMENGETVEQAAVRETAEEACARVRNLSIYTLIDVPHISQVHVFFRAELVDEDFAAGPESLEVKLFEEAEIPWDELAFRTVGRTLEYFYADRRAEDYPVRSESIPPLAQPANT; encoded by the coding sequence ATGAAATTCTGCAGCCAGTGCGGTAACCCGGTGACCCAGCGCATACCCGAAGGCGACTCGCGCCTGCGCTTTGTCTGCGACACCTGCCACACCATCCATTACCAGAACCCCAACATCGTCGCCGGTTGCGTGCCGACCTGGGGCAGCAAAGTCTTGTTGTGCCGACGCGCCATCGAGCCACGGCGCGGTTACTGGACCCTGCCGGCGGGCTTCATGGAGAACGGCGAAACGGTCGAACAGGCTGCCGTGCGCGAAACCGCCGAAGAAGCCTGCGCCCGCGTGCGAAATTTGAGCATTTATACGCTGATCGACGTACCGCACATCAGCCAAGTGCATGTATTCTTCCGCGCCGAGCTGGTAGACGAGGATTTCGCCGCCGGCCCCGAGAGCCTGGAAGTGAAACTGTTCGAAGAAGCGGAGATTCCCTGGGATGAACTGGCGTTCCGCACGGTGGGCCGCACCTTGGAATATTTCTACGCGGACCGACGAGCCGAGGATTACCCGGTGCGATCCGAATCGATCCCGCCGCTGGCTCAGCCTGCCAATACATAA
- a CDS encoding L,D-transpeptidase family protein, translating to MRWLLVLFCLSFTAVSQASALGTYNGKTIEKVLVLKSAHQLQLINDGKPLKTYRISLGKGAKKGPKLIEGDKRTPEGFYWIDWRKTSDRFYLSMHISYPNISDSARARREGVEPGGMIMIHGTPDSEENPEQLFHTLDWTDGCIAMRNVDMREVWNLVPDGTMIEIRP from the coding sequence ATGCGCTGGTTGCTTGTCCTGTTCTGCTTGTCGTTCACCGCTGTGTCCCAGGCCTCTGCGTTGGGAACCTACAACGGCAAAACCATCGAAAAAGTGCTGGTGCTCAAGTCCGCCCATCAATTGCAATTGATCAACGACGGCAAACCGCTCAAGACCTATCGCATCTCCCTGGGCAAGGGCGCCAAGAAAGGCCCCAAGCTGATCGAAGGCGACAAGCGCACTCCCGAGGGTTTCTACTGGATCGACTGGCGCAAGACCAGCGACCGTTTCTACCTGTCGATGCACATCTCCTACCCCAACATCAGCGACTCCGCCCGCGCCCGCCGTGAAGGCGTGGAACCGGGGGGCATGATCATGATCCACGGCACCCCGGATTCGGAAGAAAACCCCGAGCAGCTGTTCCACACGCTGGATTGGACCGATGGCTGCATTGCCATGCGCAATGTGGACATGCGCGAGGTTTGGAACCTGGTGCCGGATGGGACGATGATCGAGATCCGCCCGTAG
- a CDS encoding DUF6124 family protein gives MIKETPNPPKPASTFPYGDYAPDKLKEAADRAMDHYLKPDDSEPEPQPSMQLFTVSDNVDTEALLANLSETLASANAMLSDLAFDLEGSRRHMLLGVAQIIELGTLLANKALDRVELRT, from the coding sequence ATGATCAAAGAAACCCCCAACCCTCCAAAACCCGCTTCCACCTTCCCCTACGGCGACTACGCCCCCGACAAGCTGAAAGAAGCCGCCGACCGTGCAATGGACCATTACCTAAAGCCTGACGACAGCGAACCAGAACCCCAACCCTCGATGCAATTGTTCACCGTATCAGACAACGTCGATACCGAAGCCCTGCTAGCCAACCTCAGTGAAACCCTGGCCTCGGCCAATGCGATGCTCAGCGACCTTGCTTTCGACCTGGAAGGCTCGCGGCGGCACATGTTGTTGGGAGTGGCGCAGATAATTGAATTAGGGACGTTGTTGGCGAACAAGGCTTTGGACCGGGTAGAGCTTCGGACCTGA
- a CDS encoding GntR family transcriptional regulator, with protein MNDILALRPDDTQPTPLYLQLARNLEAAIHAGQWKAEQAMPSERSLSEQLGISRVTARKALEVLFEQGLIRRNQGSGTFITPRLEQPLSRLSGFSEMLRLKGFVPGSQWLEREITPPTHEELIRLGLSPTDKVARLKRLRKADDTVMAIEMSTLPASIIPKPQAVGDSLYEFLDGIGKPVVRALQHIQAINASDEFAALVGIAPGTAMLLMTRVGYLEDNTPIEVTDTYCRNDYYDFVAELRR; from the coding sequence ATGAACGACATCCTGGCCCTGCGCCCCGACGACACCCAACCCACCCCGCTCTACCTGCAACTGGCCCGCAACCTGGAAGCCGCCATCCACGCCGGCCAGTGGAAAGCCGAGCAAGCGATGCCATCCGAACGCAGCTTGAGCGAGCAACTGGGCATTTCCCGGGTCACCGCCCGCAAAGCGCTGGAAGTGCTGTTCGAACAAGGCCTGATCCGCCGCAACCAGGGCTCGGGCACGTTCATCACCCCGCGTCTGGAACAACCGTTGTCACGCCTCAGCGGCTTCAGCGAGATGCTACGGCTCAAGGGCTTCGTGCCCGGTTCGCAATGGCTGGAACGGGAAATCACTCCGCCAACCCACGAAGAACTGATCCGCCTGGGCCTGTCGCCCACCGACAAAGTCGCGCGGCTCAAGCGCCTGCGCAAAGCCGACGACACGGTCATGGCCATCGAAATGAGCACCCTGCCCGCCAGCATCATCCCCAAGCCGCAAGCGGTGGGCGATTCGCTCTACGAATTCCTCGACGGCATTGGCAAACCGGTGGTGCGCGCGCTGCAGCACATCCAGGCGATCAACGCCTCGGACGAATTCGCCGCCCTGGTGGGCATCGCCCCCGGCACCGCGATGTTGCTGATGACTCGGGTCGGCTACCTGGAAGACAACACCCCCATCGAAGTCACCGACACCTATTGCCGCAACGACTACTACGACTTTGTCGCAGAGCTGCGGCGTTAG
- the nagA gene encoding N-acetylglucosamine-6-phosphate deacetylase, which yields MSEDNILTAHGWVRGRLIHEHGKVARIEGQPCDPASNDLPYLLPGFVDLHVHGGGGMDIMQGAPAFETIARTHVRFGTTSFLATTMTAPSDEIASVLKGLGEFCEQRRHGNARVLGVHLEGPYINPGKLGAQPNFAHTALLAEVESYLALAPIRVITIAPEIAGHDALIRTLSARGVRMQIGHTLGSYEEGVAALAAGASSFTHLYNAMSPLHHREPGIVGAALAHAQYAELIPDLLHVHPGAMRVALRSIPCLYCVTDSTAAAGMPDGEYKLGSHTVTKCLGGVRLADGTLAGSTLTMDQALRNLVKIGLPIREASQRLSQFPADYLGLHERGRLQPGAWADCVRLDRSLTLTDVMVEGEAIDLQNA from the coding sequence ATGTCCGAAGACAACATCCTCACCGCCCATGGCTGGGTTCGCGGCCGCCTGATCCATGAACACGGCAAAGTCGCGCGCATCGAAGGCCAGCCCTGCGATCCGGCGAGCAACGACCTGCCCTACCTGCTGCCCGGCTTCGTCGACCTGCACGTCCACGGCGGTGGTGGCATGGACATCATGCAAGGCGCCCCGGCGTTCGAAACCATCGCCCGCACCCATGTGCGTTTCGGCACGACGTCGTTTCTGGCGACCACCATGACCGCGCCCAGCGACGAGATCGCCAGCGTGCTCAAGGGCCTCGGCGAGTTTTGTGAGCAGCGGCGCCACGGCAACGCCCGGGTCCTCGGCGTGCACCTGGAAGGCCCTTACATCAACCCGGGCAAACTGGGCGCGCAACCGAATTTCGCCCACACCGCGTTGCTGGCCGAGGTGGAAAGTTACCTGGCCCTGGCGCCGATCCGGGTGATCACCATCGCCCCGGAAATCGCCGGCCACGACGCCCTGATTCGCACCCTCAGCGCCCGGGGCGTGCGCATGCAGATCGGCCACACCCTGGGCAGCTACGAGGAAGGCGTCGCCGCGCTGGCGGCCGGGGCCAGCAGTTTCACCCATCTGTATAACGCCATGAGCCCGTTGCACCACCGCGAACCGGGCATCGTCGGCGCGGCGCTGGCCCATGCGCAATACGCCGAGCTGATCCCGGACTTGCTGCACGTACACCCCGGCGCTATGCGCGTGGCCCTGCGTTCGATCCCGTGCCTGTACTGCGTGACCGATTCCACCGCCGCCGCTGGCATGCCCGATGGCGAATACAAGCTGGGCAGCCACACCGTGACCAAGTGCCTGGGCGGCGTACGGCTGGCCGATGGCACCCTGGCCGGCAGCACCCTGACCATGGACCAGGCCCTGCGTAACCTGGTGAAAATCGGCCTGCCCATCCGCGAGGCCTCGCAACGCCTGTCCCAATTCCCTGCCGACTACCTCGGCCTGCACGAGCGCGGACGCCTGCAACCCGGCGCCTGGGCCGACTGCGTGCGCCTTGACCGTTCCCTGACGCTGACCGACGTGATGGTCGAAGGAGAAGCCATTGACTTGCAAAATGCTTGA
- a CDS encoding SIS domain-containing protein: protein MTCKMLEEALSSFEAVERQLQLLDPALQEIAGRLRRQPPQVAMTVARGSSDHAASYFAYLTMQLLGLPVASLPMSVVTMQQAPLKVSGQVAFAFSQSGQSPDLVDSLRLLRKRGALSVALVNATDSPLEAACEFSVPLCAGVESSVAATKSFIATLSASARLVAHWKDDAELLEAGNALPEGLRDAARQDWSVAVEALRNCQRLMVIGRGAGFAIAQEAALKFKETSAIQAEAFSSAEVRHGPMALIDTDYPLLVFAPRGAEQAGVLSLAADMRQRGARVLLAAPDDIAERDLTLTRAEHPALDPILAIQSFYGMAASLAVARGLDPDQPRHLSKVTRTH from the coding sequence TTGACTTGCAAAATGCTTGAAGAGGCCCTGAGCTCGTTCGAAGCCGTCGAGCGCCAGTTGCAGCTATTGGACCCGGCGCTGCAGGAAATCGCCGGGCGCCTGCGCCGTCAGCCGCCGCAAGTGGCGATGACCGTGGCCCGGGGCAGTTCCGACCACGCCGCCAGCTACTTCGCCTACCTGACCATGCAGCTATTGGGCTTGCCGGTGGCATCGTTGCCGATGTCGGTGGTGACCATGCAGCAGGCGCCGCTCAAGGTCAGCGGCCAAGTGGCCTTTGCATTTTCCCAGTCGGGACAGAGCCCGGACCTGGTCGACAGCCTGCGCCTGCTGCGCAAGCGTGGCGCCTTGAGCGTGGCGTTGGTCAACGCCACCGATTCACCGCTGGAAGCGGCGTGTGAATTCAGCGTGCCGCTGTGCGCCGGCGTCGAAAGCAGCGTCGCCGCCACCAAGAGTTTCATTGCCACCCTCAGCGCCAGTGCGCGACTGGTGGCCCACTGGAAGGACGACGCCGAGTTGCTCGAAGCCGGCAATGCCCTGCCCGAAGGTTTGCGCGATGCCGCCCGTCAGGACTGGAGCGTTGCCGTCGAAGCCCTGCGCAACTGCCAGCGGTTGATGGTGATCGGCCGGGGCGCTGGGTTCGCCATCGCCCAGGAAGCCGCGCTCAAGTTCAAGGAAACCTCGGCGATCCAGGCCGAAGCCTTCAGCAGCGCCGAAGTCCGCCACGGGCCGATGGCACTGATCGACACCGACTACCCGCTGCTGGTGTTCGCCCCGCGCGGTGCCGAGCAGGCCGGAGTGTTGAGCCTGGCCGCGGACATGCGCCAACGCGGCGCCCGGGTACTGCTGGCGGCACCGGATGACATCGCCGAACGCGACCTGACGCTGACCCGCGCCGAACACCCGGCCCTGGACCCGATCCTGGCGATCCAGAGCTTTTACGGCATGGCCGCGAGCCTGGCCGTGGCCCGAGGCCTGGATCCGGACCAGCCACGGCATTTGAGCAAGGTCACCCGTACGCACTGA
- the ptsP gene encoding phosphoenolpyruvate--protein phosphotransferase: MPNNNKELILSAPLSGPVLTLANVPDAVFASGAMGDGIAIDPLNDTLYAPCAGEVIHVARSGHAVTLRADNGAELLLHLGLDTVELQGEGFSMLVKEGARVSNGQALLRYDVDKVALRCKSLVSLLVITNGEHFLARPITLKGVKVGEPLLHVVAKTPSERQDEDQDIGNEVFGQVRIAHRGDLHARPAALIRQTAQGFKSRSQLHFQGKSASCDSVMGMMGLAITEQAEVHVSCRGSDAEAALHALLSTLSTALIEEAHAVAPAVKAQNRSAEDGVLHGVCAAPGLVAGPLVRLNGIQLPEDAGRHDVEEQRQRLSNALVHVRREIQFTLENAKARRQRDEEAIFSAHLALLEDPVLLDAAHLAIDQGSAATHAWSRSIDVQCQVLQQLGSTLLAERANDLRDLRQRVLRTLLGEAWQFDVPAGAIVAAQELTPSDLLQLSAQGVAGVCMVEGGATSHVAILARGKGLPCLVALGDALLVQVPGQSVVLDADGGRLELAPTAERLAQVQQEQMRRTTQHAQQQALAHTPAHTRDGVNVEVAANVTSSGDAAQALASGADGVGLLRTEFLFVDRHTAPDEEEQRQAYQAVLDAMGDKPVIIRTIDVGGDKQLDYLPLPAEANPVLGLRGIRLAQLRPELLDQQLRALLQTRPLNRCRILLPMVTEVDELLHIRQRLEALGSELGLSERPQLGVMIEVPAAALLAEQLAEHADFLSIGTNDLSQYTLAMDRDHAGLAARVDALHPALLRLIAQTCAGAAKHGRWVGVCGALASDPLATPVLIGLGVRELSVSPPQIAEIKARVRQLDTVKCACLSAELLNLGSAAAVRQACHQHWPQA; the protein is encoded by the coding sequence ATGCCCAACAATAATAAAGAGCTGATCCTCAGCGCCCCGCTCAGCGGCCCGGTGCTCACCCTCGCCAACGTCCCGGACGCGGTGTTCGCCAGCGGCGCGATGGGTGACGGGATTGCCATCGACCCGCTGAATGACACCCTCTACGCGCCCTGCGCCGGCGAAGTGATCCACGTCGCCCGCAGCGGCCACGCCGTGACCCTGCGGGCCGACAACGGCGCCGAACTGCTGCTGCACTTGGGCCTGGACACGGTCGAGTTGCAAGGCGAGGGGTTTTCCATGCTGGTCAAGGAAGGTGCGCGGGTCAGCAACGGCCAAGCGCTGCTGCGCTATGACGTGGACAAAGTGGCGCTGCGCTGCAAGAGCTTGGTCAGCCTGTTAGTCATCACCAACGGCGAGCATTTCCTGGCGCGGCCCATCACCCTCAAAGGGGTGAAGGTCGGCGAGCCGCTGTTGCATGTGGTCGCCAAGACCCCGAGTGAGAGGCAAGACGAAGACCAGGACATTGGCAACGAAGTCTTCGGCCAGGTCCGCATCGCCCATCGCGGCGACCTGCACGCCCGCCCGGCAGCGCTGATTCGCCAGACCGCCCAGGGTTTCAAAAGCCGCTCGCAACTGCATTTCCAAGGCAAATCGGCGTCCTGCGACAGCGTGATGGGGATGATGGGCCTGGCCATTACCGAGCAGGCCGAGGTGCATGTCAGTTGCCGGGGCAGCGATGCGGAGGCGGCGTTGCATGCCTTGCTGAGCACGTTATCCACAGCCCTGATTGAAGAAGCCCATGCGGTGGCGCCTGCGGTAAAAGCACAAAACCGTAGCGCCGAAGACGGCGTGCTACACGGTGTGTGTGCCGCTCCCGGTCTGGTGGCCGGGCCGTTGGTTCGGCTGAATGGCATTCAATTGCCCGAGGACGCTGGCCGCCACGACGTCGAAGAACAACGACAGCGGCTGAGCAATGCCTTGGTCCACGTCCGTCGCGAAATCCAATTCACTCTGGAAAACGCCAAAGCCCGCCGCCAGCGCGACGAAGAAGCGATCTTCAGCGCCCATCTGGCGCTGCTGGAAGACCCGGTTTTGCTGGACGCCGCGCACCTTGCCATCGACCAGGGCAGTGCCGCGACCCACGCCTGGAGCCGTTCCATCGACGTCCAATGCCAGGTGTTGCAGCAACTGGGCAGCACGCTGCTGGCCGAGCGCGCCAATGATTTGCGCGACCTGCGCCAGCGGGTCTTGCGGACGCTGTTGGGCGAGGCCTGGCAATTCGACGTGCCTGCGGGCGCCATCGTTGCCGCGCAGGAACTGACCCCGTCGGATCTGCTGCAACTCAGTGCCCAAGGCGTGGCCGGCGTGTGCATGGTTGAGGGCGGGGCAACCTCCCATGTAGCGATCCTGGCCCGCGGCAAAGGCCTGCCGTGCCTGGTGGCGCTGGGCGATGCACTGCTGGTACAGGTGCCAGGGCAATCGGTGGTGCTGGATGCCGATGGCGGCCGTCTCGAACTCGCGCCAACCGCCGAGCGCCTGGCCCAAGTGCAGCAAGAACAAATGCGGCGAACGACCCAACACGCGCAACAACAGGCCCTCGCCCACACACCGGCGCACACCCGCGACGGCGTGAATGTAGAAGTGGCGGCCAATGTCACCTCCAGTGGCGATGCGGCCCAGGCGTTGGCAAGCGGTGCCGACGGGGTTGGCTTGTTGCGTACTGAATTCCTCTTCGTCGACCGTCACACCGCGCCCGATGAAGAAGAACAACGCCAGGCCTATCAAGCCGTGCTCGATGCCATGGGCGACAAGCCGGTGATCATCCGCACCATCGATGTCGGCGGCGACAAGCAGTTGGATTACCTGCCGCTGCCGGCCGAAGCCAACCCAGTGCTTGGCCTACGCGGTATTCGCCTGGCCCAACTGCGGCCGGAACTGCTCGATCAGCAATTGCGGGCCTTGCTGCAAACCCGCCCGCTGAACCGCTGCCGAATCCTGTTGCCAATGGTGACTGAGGTCGACGAGTTACTGCATATCCGCCAGCGTCTCGAAGCCTTGGGCAGCGAGCTGGGCCTGAGCGAGCGCCCGCAACTGGGGGTGATGATCGAAGTACCGGCCGCCGCGTTGCTGGCCGAACAACTGGCCGAACACGCGGACTTCCTCTCCATCGGCACCAATGACCTCTCGCAATACACCCTCGCCATGGACCGCGACCACGCGGGCCTCGCCGCCCGGGTCGATGCCCTGCACCCAGCACTGCTGCGGCTGATCGCCCAGACCTGCGCTGGCGCGGCGAAGCATGGACGCTGGGTCGGCGTGTGCGGCGCCTTGGCCTCCGATCCGTTGGCCACGCCCGTGCTGATCGGGCTGGGCGTACGCGAGCTATCGGTCAGCCCGCCGCAGATCGCTGAAATCAAGGCGCGCGTGCGCCAGCTCGACACCGTCAAGTGCGCTTGCCTCAGCGCCGAACTGCTGAACCTGGGCAGTGCCGCCGCCGTGCGCCAGGCCTGTCATCAACACTGGCCCCAGGCCTGA